Proteins found in one Parasteatoda tepidariorum isolate YZ-2023 chromosome 7, CAS_Ptep_4.0, whole genome shotgun sequence genomic segment:
- the LOC139426114 gene encoding 5-hydroxytryptamine receptor 7-like translates to MRSEENISMVFPATDEYDSCDAKQRYHVQSPFLGLVIILLSFISFAGNGLVILSFFTNSELRRQKGSYLICNLAISDFICSAYIMLPCAVSLINNAWRTSGFFCRVNTVLNYAVLNSSYMSLAAINVDRAIAIKNPFTYPNLITSSRIKAAITCIWIHGFFFGTLAATVRPTSFEYSELLCAENACIKNITFTLISTTACFGVSSLSLLISVLTVISFVKKSRKVYPMQPGTNRNLKNNTKMLKSLFILVGVYFIFDSPYFVFKTALALTKTNFIPTKLCLLPVLMLFSTTILNPLIYGILRKDQREYSMKSLRMVSEKINNSNAYQRIKQILFVITDEPKRFFTLLQM, encoded by the coding sequence ATGAGaagtgaagaaaatatttctatggtTTTCCCTGCTACCGATGAATATGATTCATGCGATGCCAAACAAAGATACCACGTTCAAAGTCCTTTCCTGGGACTTGTAATTATATTACTATCATTCATATCTTTTGCTGGCAATggattggtaattttatcatttttcacaAACAGCGAGCTTCGAAGGCAGAAAGGAAGCTATCTGATTTGCAACTTAGCAATATCAGACTTCATATGCTCTGCTTACATCATGCTGCCCTGTGCTGTCTCGTTAATAAACAACGCCTGGAGAACAAGTGGGTTTTTTTGTCGCGTcaatacagttttaaattacGCTGTCCTAAATTCGTCTTACATGAGCTTGGCAGCCATAAACGTTGATCGCGCCATAGCTATTAAAAACCCTTTTACTTATCCAAACCTGATAACGTCTAGCAGAATAAAAGCAGCCATTACTTGCATCTGGATCCATGGTTTCTTCTTCGGGACACTCGCGGCAACAGTTAGGCCAACATCGTTTGAGTATTCCGAATTACTATGTGCGGAAAATGCCTGCAtcaaaaacataacttttacgTTAATATCAACAACCGCATGTTTCGGAGTGTCTTCATTATCTCTGCTAATCAGCGTTCTAACTGTAATTAGTTTCGTTAAAAAATCTCGAAAAGTATACCCTATGCAACCAGGGACAAATAGAAACCTAAAGAATAATACAAAGATGTTGAAATCGTTGTTCATCTTAGTAGGAGTCTACTTCATATTTGACTCTCCTTACTTTGTGTTCAAGACAGCTTTGGCTTTAACCAAAACTAACTTCATACCAACGAAATTGTGCCTCTTGCCTGTATTAATGCTATTTTCCACTACAATACTGAATCCTCTAATTTATGGAATTCTGAGAAAAGATCAACGGGAATATTCCATGAAATCTTTGCGAATGGTATCAGAAAAAATCAACAACTCAAATGCTTACCAaagaataaagcaaattttgtttgttataacTGATGAAcctaaaagattttttacattattgcaaatgtaa